Within the Metasolibacillus fluoroglycofenilyticus genome, the region AAAATGTATTTAGAACAAATGGTCGATTTATTAATGCACATGGAGGAAACAGTAGCTTATCATATAAATAAGCAGGGTACTTATTCGCGCAAACGTATAAATATTGCGATTAGCAATTTACAAAATGATATCGCCTTTTCATTAGGGCTCTATACTCGTTTTTGGCAAGAATATTATAATGATAAATAGGACTAAGTGATTGGGTGAGGAGCAACTATTTTACTAATTTTAATGTTTATTTTACAATGATAGTAGATTTACATAGGAATGGGGAGCAGCTATGGTAAAAGAAAAATTATTTTCTCGTGAAATAAAATTTTGGAAAAGTTTAATATTTAAAATGATTTTAGCTGTAGGGCTAAGTTTATTTATTAGCTCACATATTTCACAATTTATTAGTTTACAAGTTAGTAAAGTAATTGAATTAGATGGTATTGCGGGCGTTGTAATTAATACATTCATTTCATTATTTATCGGAACAGTAATTATTGCGCTATGTACACGCTATATTATTTTAAAGCGAATGAATCGAGTACTAAAGGCAATGGCACAGGCAGCTGATGGTGATTTAACAGTACGTATTGACGATAAATACAAAGATGAAATAGGGCAATTGTCAACAGAGTTTAATCATATGCTAGAGCAAATCGGAACAGTGATTGAAAAAGCAAATAAAGCCTCGACAGATGTAACAGCTTATACTCGAGAGTTTGCGGCGATTACAGAGCAAAGTAGCACATCTGTCGAAACGATTTCTAACTCTATTCAAAGTATGGTCGTTGGCGCAGCGGGGCAGTTAGAGCAGATGCAAAAATTATCAGAATCATCGGATTTAATTAGCAAAGAAATGGGTCAGGTATCCTCTGTCGTCCAAGATGTAGCAGATGTAGCGGCTGAAACGAACCAAAAAGCAGATTTAGGAATAGAGCTAATTGAGCAAACCATTGAAAAGATGAATACAATTAAGAAGTCTGTGAATGAATCGACAGAAGTTGTCAATGCATTAGGCGAGAAATCGAAGGAAATTAGTTCGATTTTAGCGTTAATCACAAGCATTACAGATCAAACTAACTTATTAGCTTTAAATGCTTCAATTGAGGCAGCACGTGCTGGAGATGCCGGAAAAGGGTTTGCAGTTGTCGCAGATGAAGTAAGAAAATTAGCAGAGGAATCGGGTAGAGCAGCTGATGATATTCGTACATTAGTTGATGATATTTTAAGCCAAACATCCAGCGCGGTAACAGCAATTAATAGTGGTACAAAGTATGTGGAAGAAGGGCGAGCATCGGTTGAACAAACTGGGGAAGCCTTTAAAAATATCGTAGAATATGTAGCTAATATTAGTACACGTACAAATGATGTAACAGACATTGTGCGTAC harbors:
- a CDS encoding methyl-accepting chemotaxis protein, producing MVKEKLFSREIKFWKSLIFKMILAVGLSLFISSHISQFISLQVSKVIELDGIAGVVINTFISLFIGTVIIALCTRYIILKRMNRVLKAMAQAADGDLTVRIDDKYKDEIGQLSTEFNHMLEQIGTVIEKANKASTDVTAYTREFAAITEQSSTSVETISNSIQSMVVGAAGQLEQMQKLSESSDLISKEMGQVSSVVQDVADVAAETNQKADLGIELIEQTIEKMNTIKKSVNESTEVVNALGEKSKEISSILALITSITDQTNLLALNASIEAARAGDAGKGFAVVADEVRKLAEESGRAADDIRTLVDDILSQTSSAVTAINSGTKYVEEGRASVEQTGEAFKNIVEYVANISTRTNDVTDIVRTVNNKTNETSHVANDIAEIANGITLSLHNIMRSAEQQTAANEEIASSANVLETMANDLQSEISQFKVQS